The Elusimicrobiota bacterium genomic sequence GGATTTAATCATTTTCCGGCCCTCCTGTGTTTAGCGCCAAAGAGATAATATCGTCTTCAGATATATTTGATTCAATAAATATTTTTTTCTCCAGGTTATTTACTGTATTTTGAAGCAGATAGTCTTCTGTAGTAAGATTTTTGTTTGCTGTGGCCGCAGAATAGTTGTTAAACAGGAATAACCCGGCAGATAAAACAAGCAGACAGGATCCGGCGTAGAGCGCCTGCCTGGCAGTTGCGATGAAGTCTTCGTAAGAAAACCGTGCTGAAGCCTTTTCCTTTATTTTATTCATCAGCCTTGTTTCAAAAAAAGGCAAAGGTTCAACGTTTTCTTTACTTTCAGCAGCAGTTTTGTAAGAAATGATTTCTTTTAATTTTTCCCAATTTTTGTAGTTCATAAGCCACCTATTTTGTTCATAAGCATTTTGTGCGCCCGGAAAAGCCAAACTTTTAATTTATTTACCGAGATATTCATAATTTCGGCCGCTTCGTTATAAGACAAATTGTTTAAATCCACCATTGTTAAAACCATGTCGTATTTTTTTGGCAAAGAGCTTATGGTACTTCGGACTCTGGACTGGACTTCTTTTACCAGCATCTGGTTTTCAACGCTCAGCCCGGTGTCATGCAAAAGATCGCCGACTGTTAAAACCTCGCCCTCATTTATTTCCTTATCCAGCGAAACGAACCGGTTTTTGTGTTTTTTTATGTAATCAATCGTTTCGTTATAAGTAATCCTGTAAAGCCAGGTGCTTAAAGCGGACTGGAATTTGAAAGAGCCGAGATAAGAATAAACTTTTAAGAAAACTTCCTGTGCAATATCGTCCGCTTCCTGCTGATTGCCGATAACCGAATATATAGTTTTAAACACATTTGACTTATATTTGGAAACCAATTGCTCAAACGCCTGCTGGTCATTGTTTTTGAATGCTTCTACCAGCCTAAAATCCTCGTTCTTCAAGTTATCTTTGCTTCTATCCATTAGACCCCTAAGTACCTTAAAAGGTTACAGTAAAATCAAAAACCTTGCCTGCTTAATTTACTAGTATTTTTGACATAAGTCAAATTTACTCGCGAGTATTTTTGACTATGGTGGAAAT encodes the following:
- a CDS encoding sigma-70 family RNA polymerase sigma factor, with the translated sequence MDRSKDNLKNEDFRLVEAFKNNDQQAFEQLVSKYKSNVFKTIYSVIGNQQEADDIAQEVFLKVYSYLGSFKFQSALSTWLYRITYNETIDYIKKHKNRFVSLDKEINEGEVLTVGDLLHDTGLSVENQMLVKEVQSRVRSTISSLPKKYDMVLTMVDLNNLSYNEAAEIMNISVNKLKVWLFRAHKMLMNKIGGL